CAATGCATTTCCAGAAATCGATAAAAGTATCATTTTCCCGAGCCTCTGGAAAGAAAAAAAGGTGGAACGCGCAAGATGATTATTGCGATTTTGCAAGCTCGCATGTCATCGAGCCGACTGCCGGGAAAAGTGTTAAAGGAATTATGCGGTAAGCCTATGCTTATGCATCAAATCGAAAGGTTGAAGCGGGCTCGCTGCCTGGATCATATTGTGCTAGCGACAAGCGACGATGTTTCGGATGACCACGTGGCTGCAGCCGGAATCGCTGCTGGTGTTGCCGTTTTTAGAGGCAACTTAGACGATGTGCTGGATCGTTTTTTTCAAGCGGCAAAACTTTTTCCGGAAGCAAAACATATTGTGCGCGTAACGGGAGACTGCCCACTGCTTGATCCGCAAGTGCTCGAGGAAATTGTGGAAATGCATCTTGCCGGCGGTTTTTCCTATACAAGCAATACGCTAGAACCAACCTTTCCAGATGGACTGGATGTAGAAGTGATGGCTAAGGAAGTCTTGCAGCAAGCTTGGGAGAAAGCCTCAAGCCCAACGGAGCGCGAGCATGTTACCTATTATATTTATTCGCATCCGGAACAGTTTAAGCTGGGGTGTTTTAAGGGAAATGAAGATTGGTCCGGATTGCGTTGGACTGTAGATGAGGAAAAAGACTTTTCTTTTGTACAAGCCATTTATACAGAACTGTATCCGCAATATGGCAATGACTTTTCTTGGCAAAGAGTATTAACCTTGCTCAAGGAAAAGCCAGAATTGCAGCAGACGAATCAAGGAATTTTACGCAATGAAGGGCTGAAAAAGTCCTTGCAAAGAGAGTAGAAATCAAAGAAAAGAAGGGATTTAGTGTGTCAAAGCGTTATCAAGTATCAGAAGAGTGGTTGAAACGGGCCTTAAAGAGCATTCCGTTAGGAACGCAAACATTTAGCAAAAGTAGGACACAATATCCTCTTGGCGTGTCACCTTACTATGCGCAAAAGGCGAAAGGCTGCAGACTTTGGGACGTCGATGGAAATGAGTATATTGATTGCATTAGCAGCTTGTGCTCGGTAACGCTTGGCTACAACGATCCGGATGTAACGCAAGCGGTTCGGGAACAACTAGAAGATGGCGTGATTTTTTCGCTTCCTCACAAACTGGAAGTGGAAGTATCGGAAGAAATCATCAAGATGGTTCCTAGTGCAGAGATGGTTCGTTTTGGGAAAAATGGCTCTGATGCTACGTCCGGAGCGATTCGCTTGGCGCGAGCCTATACCGGACGAGATCGAGTCGCTGTATGTGGCTATCATGGCTGGCAGGATTGGTATATAGGCTCTACTGCCAGAAACAAAGGTGTGCCTAAGTCTACCCAGGAACTGACCCATTCTTTTGTTTACAACCAAATCGAAACCCTGCAGCAGGTTTTAAAGCAGCATCCGGGAGAATTTGCGGCAGTAATCATGGAGGCCATGAATGTCAGCGAACCGCAAGAGGGCTTTCTCCAGGAAGTGCAGGCGTTAGCTAAGCAACATGGCGCTTTATTTATTTTGGACGAGACGATTACCGGCTTTCGCTACGCTAATGGAGGCGCCCAGGAACTATTTGACTTGCAGCCGGATTTAGCGACATTTGGCAAAGGCTTGGCTAATGGATATCCTGTTTCCGTAGTGGCAGGCAGGGCCGATATCATGAAGCTGATGGAAGAAATCTTCTTTTCCTTTACCTTCGGTGGAGAAACCTTGTCCTTGGCGGCATCCTTAGCGACAATGAAAAAACTGCAAAGAGAGCCTG
This genomic window from uncultured Anaeromusa sp. contains:
- a CDS encoding glycosyltransferase family protein; the protein is MIIAILQARMSSSRLPGKVLKELCGKPMLMHQIERLKRARCLDHIVLATSDDVSDDHVAAAGIAAGVAVFRGNLDDVLDRFFQAAKLFPEAKHIVRVTGDCPLLDPQVLEEIVEMHLAGGFSYTSNTLEPTFPDGLDVEVMAKEVLQQAWEKASSPTEREHVTYYIYSHPEQFKLGCFKGNEDWSGLRWTVDEEKDFSFVQAIYTELYPQYGNDFSWQRVLTLLKEKPELQQTNQGILRNEGLKKSLQRE
- a CDS encoding aminotransferase class III-fold pyridoxal phosphate-dependent enzyme produces the protein MSKRYQVSEEWLKRALKSIPLGTQTFSKSRTQYPLGVSPYYAQKAKGCRLWDVDGNEYIDCISSLCSVTLGYNDPDVTQAVREQLEDGVIFSLPHKLEVEVSEEIIKMVPSAEMVRFGKNGSDATSGAIRLARAYTGRDRVAVCGYHGWQDWYIGSTARNKGVPKSTQELTHSFVYNQIETLQQVLKQHPGEFAAVIMEAMNVSEPQEGFLQEVQALAKQHGALFILDETITGFRYANGGAQELFDLQPDLATFGKGLANGYPVSVVAGRADIMKLMEEIFFSFTFGGETLSLAASLATMKKLQREPVVETIRQRGSELQEGLKSLIAAHGVEEFCSVAGHPSWSFFVIKDTERYSLWQIKTLFLQEMFKRGILTFGTHNMNYAHQKADVQCILQAYDKVLPLLYEAVKHNTLEQKLECAPLEPLFKIR